The stretch of DNA CGCACGATCCAGTAGTCGCCCATCGTCGAAGCCTCTCCGCCGAGATAGCCGGTGACCACCCGCGCCGGAATGCCCGCAGCACGCATCAGGAAGGTGAACGCGCCGGCAAAGTGCTCACAGAAACCTTCGCGCGTATCGAACAGGAATTCATCGATGCCGTTGTCCGGGCCTGTGCGCTGCGGCGACAGCGTATAGACGAACGGCTGCTGTCGAAACATGCCAAGCGCCGCCTCGACGGTGGCCGCAGGCGACAGCCCCTGGCCGGCCCAGCCATCGGCCAGCGCCCGTGCACGCGGATTGCCGGCCGAAGGCAACAGCAGGGCTCGCCGTCGGCTGGTCGGCGCGAGTTGGGCGTCCAGCCGGCCGCCGACGACCGAGGTTGCAATATATCGTGTGCGCTGGTCGACGGTGTCCTGTGCATGCAGCGTCGCCCCGGCCCCGCGTGTTGCCGGGCGGTCGATGGACAGGGGTGTGTCCAGCGCGATCAGCCAATCGTGGCGTGTCGCCTCCAGGGTGATATCGACACGCCAGCGCTGGCTGTCGGAGGCCGGGTCGATCCGGGCGTCCGGCAGGCGGCGATTGGCCTGATTGATCTCCCAGCTCCGGCCGTTGAAATCCCAGAGCACCGGGCCGCGCCAGTAGCGCTGGCCGGGTGGCGGCGGTGGGCCGTCGAAGCGTGCACGCAGGGCCACACCTGGCGATAGCGCAAGTTCGGAAATACTGCCCGGGGCCATGCTCTCCGACAACCCGCTGGTCTGGCGGGCACCGGCGTCCGACGGCAGGCCCCAGATCGGGCCCGGTATACGAGGAAACAGCACGAACAACAGCGCGGCCAGCGGCAGCGCCTGGATGAGCAGCCGCCCGGCGTCGGTCAGCGCACTGTGTATGCTTGCCCGGCTGCCGATATCCACGAATGCGGCCATGATCGCCCAGGTACCGATGATCAGGTACAGCGCCATGCCCAGGCTTTGTGAAAAAAGGAACTGGGTGACCAGCAGGAAACACAGCAGCGACAGGAACACCATGGCGTCGCGATGACTGCGGACTTCACACAGCTTCAGGCTGAGCATAATCAGCAATAACGACACGCCGGCTTCCTGGCCGTTGACGCGCCCGAAGCCCACGAACACGATGGCAAAAGCGCTGGCCGCGAGCAGAAAGCGCAGCACTCGCCCCGGTGCAGGCCACGCGCGGGCCGCGGCCAGGCTCTGCCAGGCGATCAGCGGTAGGGCGATCGCGAGCACCCAGCCCGGCAGATGAAACAGGTGTGGTGCGGCCACCAGCACCAGACAGCCGGTCAGTCGCAGCCGCTGGATGCTGCTGGGCGGCTGATAGGCCGCCCGTTGCCGGCGAGTCCGGCGTCGACGCTGGCCGAGCGCGATCATGCCAGCGCCAGTGTGTGCAAGCAGCTACGCAGATGCGCTGGCCCGTGGCCGGGCTCGATACGCGTCCCCGGCAGAGCCAGCCCGTAGTCCAGCCCCTGGCGCTCGGCCCGCGTAACCCACAGGGTCAGCTGCGACAGTCGCGCTTCATGATCGAGCCAGCTCAGATGTTCATAGTCCAGCCACAGCCGGCGCCGACCTTCGGATTCGTATTCGCGCACGAGCGTGTCGTCGCTGCGCGCGCTCGCCTTCCAGTCGATATCCCGGGGCGAGTCGCCGCGGCGATAGCCACGCTGGCCGATCACCTCGCCACGGCCCAGGCAAGCGACGGCCGCTGGATCGCTGTCGGTTGCCGAGGGCTCGGGCAGACGATCGCGGCCGGCCGGGCGAGGGTAGACCAGCAGCTGTGCCTGCGGTGTCAGCCAGCTCCAGCTGCGAAACAAACCGATCGGATAGATGCTTTCCAGCCGGAGGCGTGGACAGGGCATCGACCCGCGCCGGGCGGCCCCGGCATCGACCTGAACACGCGCGCTCGCCCGTGGCCCCAGGTCGACCGGCGTGCCGGCGCGGCTCCGATCGGCGCTGACCTGTACCGCGCGTCGCGAGCGGGTTGCCTGGTGTGCCAGCGTGATATCGAACACGGCCGGCGTACCCGCGAACACGGGCTCGGCGTCGACCGCGCGCAACTCCAGGCCCAGCAGGTTTCGATGCGCATGGTGCATCGATACCAGTGCGATCGAGGCCAGCCAGAACGTCAGTGCAAAAGCCAGGCTGTTGCTGTAATTGGTTGCGCCCAACAGCATGACCACCAGCAGGCCCGCGAACAGCACGCCGCTGCGGGTCGGCAGGATATACAGCCGGCGTCGCGAGATGGCCAGCGGCGGTACGGCCGCCGGCGTGCGACGGCGGATGAAACGTTGCTGCGCCTGGCGCAGCCGATAGGCCAGCGCCACGGACTCAATCGACGCCGACGTGCTCGAGCAGCAGGGCAGAGCCCGGCGCCTTGTCGCCGTCACGACGATGCAGGCGATGATCGGCCACCGCCGGCAGCACGGCCTGGATATCCTCGGGGAGCACGAAATCACGCCCATCGAGCATGGCCCAGGCCTGGGCGGCACGACGCAAGGCCAGTCCGGCACGCGGGGATAGCCCCTGTTCGAACAGGCCGGGACGCCGCGAGTAGTGCATCAGCCGCAGCAGGTAGTCGATGACTGCCTCACGCGTGGCGATATGGGTGGTCGAGCGCTGCCAGGCGAGCAGATCGGAGGGGGTGGCGATCGGCGTCAGCGGCTGGTCGCGCTGACTGCCCTCGGCCAGCAGACGACGCTCGGCCTCGGCGGGCGGATAGCCCATGCCGATACGCATGACAAAGCGATCGAGCTGCGAGTCGGGCAATGCGAAGGTGCCGCTGTGGTCGACCGGGTTCTGAGTGGCGATCACGTTAAACGGCGGCGCCAGCCGTCGGGTATGGCCATCGACGGTCACCTGGCGCTCGGACATGGCTTCCAGCAGCGCGCTCTGGGTGCGCGGACTCGCGCGATTGACTTCGTCGGCAAGAACCAGCTCGGCAAAGATCGGCCCGCGGTTGAATACGAAATTTGCCGTGTTTCGGTCGAACACGGACACGCCGAGGATATCGCTGGGCATCAGATCGCTGGTGAACTGAATACGCGAAAACGTCAGGCCGAACACCTGGGCCACGGCATGCGCCATCGTGGTCTTGCCGACGCCCGGTACATCCTCTATCAGCAGATGGCCGTCGGCGAGCAGGCAGGTCAGCGCCAGGCGCAACTCGTGACTCTTGCCGAGCACACGCGTGGCCAGGGCGGTCTGGACCGCGGTGAGGCGGGCGGCGGTCGGGCCAGCACCGGTCTGTTCATGGACCGATCCGCTTGGCGATATCGTCGTCATCGCGGCAACGTTCGAACATAAGGGAAACGATACGTTCGAGCCTACCGGAGCCGTTGCCTATTGGCACGCTCGGCAGCCCGCGAGGCGCGCCGGCAACCAGCCGCCCGCGAACGGCGGCCCCGGCTCACGGCGTGTCGATGCCGGGATCCGAGGATCCGCGCAGGCCCGGAAAGCGCGCCTGATGACGCGCTATCCCGCAAGCCGCGTCTGCCGGCGCAGCAATCCTGCGAATAAGTGCGGTATTCGCTCGCGACGGGCCGCGCCATCAGGCTGGCGGCCGCAAGGGCTTACGAGCGGTCGTTTCGCTCGATTCGCTCCGCGGTTTCGTCGCTGGGGGCGGTGCCGTCGGTACGGCGGTAGTCGCCCTCGATGACGGAATCGGAACGGCCGCGCGCAGCGCCACGGCCGGCATAGCGACCGCCGGCCATCCCGCCGGGCGTCATCACCACCACCTTGGATACCAGGCCGCGCGCCAGCCGCTCGCGCAGGCCCGGGATCAGCAGCACGAAGCCGCATATATCGGTGATGAAACCCGGCGTGAGCAGCATGAAGCCTGCGAACAGCAATGCGGCGCCGTCGAGCAGGGGCAGCGTCGGCACTTCACCGCGGGCCTGGGATTCGCGGATCCGCGCCAGCACGGTCAGGCCCTGCCGGCGCACCAGCTGACTGCCCACGAACGCGGTGATGATGACCAGCGCGATCGTGGGAAGGAAACCGATCACACCGCCGATCTTGATGAGCAGCATGAGCTCGACGATCGGCAGGACAATGAATAGCAGCAACAGTCTGATAGCCATGGAGGTCTCCCGGCGCGGATAGTGGCTACAGCGCAGCGATACGCTGGCGCTGTTCGGTCAGTTCGCCCAGTTCGCGTTCGACATCGGCCTGCTGTTCGCGCGCCTTGGCGACGACCTCGGCCGGTGCCTTGGCGACGAACGAATCGCTGGACAGCCGGCCGCGAATCCCGTTGAGATCCTTCTCCAGCTTGGCCAGCCGCTTGTCCAGGCGGGCCAGTTCGGCCTCCTGATCGATCAGGCCGGCCAGCGGCACGAGCAACTGCATATGGCCGACCAGCGCGGTTGCCGACTCGGGCGCATCCTCGGCCTGAATCTCGTCGATGGATTCCACGCCGGCCAGAAAGTCGATGGCCGAGCGGTGGCGCGTCAGGCGTTCGCGGTCGGTGGCCTGGGCCCGTGCGACGCAGACCGGAATCTTCTGCTTGGGCGCAATATCCATTTCGCCGCGAATGGTCCGCAGCCCGGCGATGACGGCCTGGAGCCATTCGATCTCGGCCTCGGCGTCGAGGTCGAGCCGTGCCGGATCAGTCCGCGGGAATGGCTGGACCGAAATGCTCTCGCCGTCGGCGGCCAGGGCTCGGCCGAGCGCGAGCGGGGCCACGCGCTGCCATATCTCTTCGGTGATGAACGGCATCAGCGGATGGGCCAGACGCAGTGTCGCCTCCAGCACCTGCACGAGGGTACGCCGCGTGCCGGCCCGTTCGGCATCGCTGGCTGGCGCATTGAGAACGGGTTTGACCAGTTCCAGATACCAGTCGCAGAAGGCATGCCAGATGAAATCGTGGATCGCCTTGGCCGCCAGATCGAAGCGATAGGCGTCGAACTGGCGCGCCACCTCGGCTTCGGTCGCCTGCAGACGCGAGACGATCCAGCGATCGGCGGCCGAGAGCGCCACTGCCTGGTCGTCGGCGGGAGTGAAATCCTCACCGACCTGCATCAGCACGAAACGCGCCGCATTCCACAACTTGTTGCAGAAGTTGCGATAGCCCTCGACACGGCCCAGATCGAAGCGGATATCGCGCCCGGGCGAG from Salinisphaera sp. T31B1 encodes:
- a CDS encoding DUF3488 and DUF4129 domain-containing transglutaminase family protein, with the translated sequence MIALGQRRRRTRRQRAAYQPPSSIQRLRLTGCLVLVAAPHLFHLPGWVLAIALPLIAWQSLAAARAWPAPGRVLRFLLAASAFAIVFVGFGRVNGQEAGVSLLLIMLSLKLCEVRSHRDAMVFLSLLCFLLVTQFLFSQSLGMALYLIIGTWAIMAAFVDIGSRASIHSALTDAGRLLIQALPLAALLFVLFPRIPGPIWGLPSDAGARQTSGLSESMAPGSISELALSPGVALRARFDGPPPPPGQRYWRGPVLWDFNGRSWEINQANRRLPDARIDPASDSQRWRVDITLEATRHDWLIALDTPLSIDRPATRGAGATLHAQDTVDQRTRYIATSVVGGRLDAQLAPTSRRRALLLPSAGNPRARALADGWAGQGLSPAATVEAALGMFRQQPFVYTLSPQRTGPDNGIDEFLFDTREGFCEHFAGAFTFLMRAAGIPARVVTGYLGGEASTMGDYWIVRQADAHAWAEVWFADRGWVRVDPTAAVAPDRIESGLSGSVIDNSRLPYMARGNDGVWYQARMMWDAVDAGWNRWFLAYGPQLQQQLLNALGLKGWTRALLALTAGTLGLLALVSAWLAWRMRRRAHPDPTVRAWHRIGARLARIGYPRRPSEGPSAYAQRVGAARPDLAAQLGELADTYIRLRYQSLAGTSDAACRAFVKAARRFRPRRRPPAGHRSSEQMPHAR
- a CDS encoding DUF58 domain-containing protein yields the protein MALAYRLRQAQQRFIRRRTPAAVPPLAISRRRLYILPTRSGVLFAGLLVVMLLGATNYSNSLAFALTFWLASIALVSMHHAHRNLLGLELRAVDAEPVFAGTPAVFDITLAHQATRSRRAVQVSADRSRAGTPVDLGPRASARVQVDAGAARRGSMPCPRLRLESIYPIGLFRSWSWLTPQAQLLVYPRPAGRDRLPEPSATDSDPAAVACLGRGEVIGQRGYRRGDSPRDIDWKASARSDDTLVREYESEGRRRLWLDYEHLSWLDHEARLSQLTLWVTRAERQGLDYGLALPGTRIEPGHGPAHLRSCLHTLALA
- a CDS encoding MoxR family ATPase, giving the protein MTTISPSGSVHEQTGAGPTAARLTAVQTALATRVLGKSHELRLALTCLLADGHLLIEDVPGVGKTTMAHAVAQVFGLTFSRIQFTSDLMPSDILGVSVFDRNTANFVFNRGPIFAELVLADEVNRASPRTQSALLEAMSERQVTVDGHTRRLAPPFNVIATQNPVDHSGTFALPDSQLDRFVMRIGMGYPPAEAERRLLAEGSQRDQPLTPIATPSDLLAWQRSTTHIATREAVIDYLLRLMHYSRRPGLFEQGLSPRAGLALRRAAQAWAMLDGRDFVLPEDIQAVLPAVADHRLHRRDGDKAPGSALLLEHVGVD
- a CDS encoding FxsA family protein, with the protein product MAIRLLLLFIVLPIVELMLLIKIGGVIGFLPTIALVIITAFVGSQLVRRQGLTVLARIRESQARGEVPTLPLLDGAALLFAGFMLLTPGFITDICGFVLLIPGLRERLARGLVSKVVVMTPGGMAGGRYAGRGAARGRSDSVIEGDYRRTDGTAPSDETAERIERNDRS